In one Nostoc sp. KVJ3 genomic region, the following are encoded:
- a CDS encoding sucrase ferredoxin has translation MQDSLSNCRFCCVVSKANGEDPIGSAPTYEHCLAVEMQLPWTKKRWQENPMLQSAMTLIEKLIFEYGIKIGGQLLVPDSEYSRPDYTRVLYYRRPTKFFAKFEKHEFIIPDSEVGSFVKALLETLLQSPTVLPDWEQYRQQSNHIRELMVCTDGNIDVACARFGYPIYRNLRSEYAVASNGQLRVWRCSHFGGHQFAPTLIDLPYGHYWGHLHPEILELLVWRNGSVTDLYPFYRGWAGLSKFEQIAEREIWMQEGWEWLNYHKVSQVIAMDEANEEWAEVCINFSTENGSIKGAYEARVEVNGSVMTAWDSGNQLPFEEVKQYRVSHLVKVA, from the coding sequence ATGCAAGATTCTCTAAGTAATTGTCGTTTCTGCTGTGTTGTCTCAAAAGCTAATGGTGAAGATCCCATTGGTTCAGCACCCACTTATGAACACTGTCTAGCTGTTGAGATGCAACTTCCTTGGACTAAAAAACGTTGGCAGGAAAATCCCATGCTCCAGTCGGCGATGACTCTGATAGAAAAGCTGATTTTTGAGTATGGGATCAAGATTGGAGGTCAGTTGCTCGTTCCAGATAGCGAATACTCTCGTCCTGATTATACTCGCGTACTCTATTACCGTCGACCCACAAAGTTTTTTGCGAAGTTTGAAAAGCATGAGTTTATCATTCCAGATTCTGAAGTTGGCTCTTTCGTAAAGGCGTTATTAGAAACATTGCTTCAGTCACCAACTGTACTGCCTGATTGGGAGCAGTATCGGCAACAATCCAATCATATTCGTGAGTTAATGGTGTGTACTGATGGTAATATTGACGTTGCTTGTGCCCGGTTTGGTTATCCTATCTATCGCAACTTGCGCTCTGAATATGCTGTTGCTTCTAATGGACAACTGCGTGTGTGGCGATGCAGCCATTTCGGGGGACACCAGTTCGCACCTACCCTCATTGATTTGCCTTATGGACACTACTGGGGTCATTTGCACCCAGAAATATTGGAACTCCTAGTTTGGCGGAATGGTTCTGTCACAGACCTATACCCGTTCTACCGAGGTTGGGCTGGTTTATCCAAGTTTGAGCAAATCGCGGAGCGAGAGATTTGGATGCAAGAGGGTTGGGAGTGGCTCAATTATCACAAGGTAAGTCAAGTAATAGCAATGGATGAAGCAAATGAAGAGTGGGCTGAAGTATGCATTAATTTCTCGACAGAAAATGGAAGTATTAAGGGTGCTTATGAAGCGAGAGTGGAGGTAAACGGTTCTGTAATGACCGCTTGGGACTCAGGTAATCAGTTACCTTTTGAGGAAGTTAAGCAATACCGCGTCAGCCATCTAGTAAAAGTAGCGTAG
- a CDS encoding DUF4327 family protein has product MNTTLEYDIQVIKQEALQLVKNGVVNRQQPIYTICKYIPYRNWANFELELEKNEFLLRDRIIDLLNHECWENY; this is encoded by the coding sequence ATGAATACTACACTTGAATACGACATCCAGGTTATCAAGCAAGAAGCACTTCAACTTGTTAAAAATGGAGTTGTTAACCGTCAGCAGCCAATTTATACCATTTGTAAATATATTCCTTATCGTAACTGGGCTAATTTTGAACTGGAGTTAGAAAAAAATGAATTTTTACTCAGAGATAGAATTATCGATCTACTGAATCACGAATGTTGGGAAAATTATTAA
- a CDS encoding MbtH family protein, with amino-acid sequence MYQSETEDIAIYKVVVNHEEQYSIWLANRENPIGWRDAGKTGLKQECLEYIKEVWTDMRPLSLKKKMEESAHQT; translated from the coding sequence ATGTATCAATCTGAAACAGAAGATATTGCAATTTACAAAGTTGTAGTAAATCACGAAGAACAATATTCAATTTGGCTCGCTAACCGGGAAAACCCTATTGGTTGGAGAGATGCAGGTAAAACTGGTCTCAAGCAAGAATGCCTTGAATATATTAAGGAAGTATGGACAGATATGAGACCTTTAAGCCTCAAGAAGAAAATGGAAGAATCTGCTCATCAAACTTAA
- a CDS encoding DNA/RNA non-specific endonuclease produces MRKIKIFKFLLPFVTVVLLIIGLAQIVPAQSSVSVHLTLGNPSNAGTSSLNNYLLVKPQYVIGYNCGIGRPNWVSWQLNSSWLGSTPRQDTFRADTTLPSGCYQVQSTDFSGSGFDRGHMTPSGDRTNSVTNNSATFLMSNMIAQAPDNNQGIWASLEDYARTLVGQGKELYIISGGYGIGGTGSNGTFSTIANGRVQVPNRTWKIIVVLNTPGSGLGGVTTSTRVIAVNIPNAQGVRTANWRNYRVSVDSLESLTGYNFLSQVSTSIQSVIEAQVDNL; encoded by the coding sequence GTGAGAAAAATCAAGATTTTCAAGTTTCTACTGCCATTCGTGACGGTAGTTTTACTCATCATTGGATTGGCACAAATTGTACCAGCCCAGTCATCGGTAAGTGTTCATCTAACCCTTGGAAACCCTAGCAATGCTGGAACTTCTAGCCTAAATAACTACTTGTTGGTAAAACCACAGTATGTAATTGGTTACAACTGCGGCATAGGTAGACCAAATTGGGTATCTTGGCAACTGAATAGTAGTTGGTTAGGTAGCACACCAAGGCAAGATACTTTTCGGGCTGATACAACACTTCCTTCTGGGTGCTATCAAGTTCAATCCACAGATTTTAGTGGAAGTGGATTTGATCGTGGTCACATGACACCTAGTGGTGACAGAACTAATAGTGTTACTAATAATTCTGCTACCTTTTTGATGAGCAATATGATTGCTCAAGCCCCAGATAATAATCAGGGAATTTGGGCAAGTCTAGAGGATTATGCTAGAACTTTAGTCGGACAAGGCAAGGAACTCTATATCATATCTGGCGGATATGGAATAGGTGGTACTGGTTCTAACGGAACGTTCTCTACAATAGCTAATGGACGGGTTCAAGTCCCTAACAGAACTTGGAAAATTATTGTTGTATTGAATACTCCAGGTTCTGGACTTGGTGGCGTGACAACCAGCACGAGAGTCATTGCTGTCAATATTCCCAACGCCCAAGGGGTGCGAACAGCGAATTGGAGAAACTATCGGGTTAGCGTTGACTCATTAGAATCCCTAACTGGATACAATTTTCTCTCACAAGTTTCAACATCTATTCAGTCTGTAATCGAAGCACAAGTTGATAATTTATAA
- a CDS encoding DNA methyltransferase, whose translation MVSLASVSNTVSKVESDDLGEIDNLDRQLHQRFQNKFLVHPSLTRPIVSFQANKTRPIYRWYKYKEAFSASLIEYLLQQYKITKGKVLDPFAGSGTALFAASETGIYADGIELLPIGQQIINAKKLLDSELTPEDFERIKDWSKLQLWKQCDLKKDLPELRITKGAYPELTRNAIEQYVEACKGENHRVQAVLNFVLLCILESISYTRKDGQYLRWDYRSGRGQSKKPFNKGEILEFDNAIANKISEIIDDLLPYTQQIELFPIKNSQGQIHLFRGSCLEIMPRLANGGYDAIITSPPYCNRYDYTRTYALELALLGISEKELINLRQEMLSCTVENRPKDLLTINSDWKTALNIADSQNLLQSILKYLDNEKAKGVLNNNGIPRMIRGYFYEMACVIQECFRVLKPGALLFMVNDNVRYAGASISVDMILSDFAEQLGFVIENILVLPSDKGNSSQQMGNHGRDPLRKCVYVWKKP comes from the coding sequence GTGGTCAGCCTAGCAAGTGTCTCCAATACCGTGTCCAAAGTAGAAAGTGATGATTTAGGTGAAATTGACAACCTTGATAGGCAACTGCATCAGCGCTTCCAGAATAAATTTTTGGTTCATCCTTCATTGACGCGACCTATAGTTAGTTTTCAAGCTAATAAAACTAGACCTATCTATAGGTGGTATAAATATAAAGAAGCTTTTTCTGCATCTCTTATAGAATATTTATTGCAACAATATAAAATTACTAAAGGCAAAGTTTTAGACCCATTTGCAGGCAGTGGAACTGCGCTATTTGCTGCTAGTGAAACTGGGATTTATGCTGACGGCATTGAATTACTGCCCATTGGTCAACAAATCATTAATGCTAAAAAACTTTTAGATTCTGAATTGACTCCTGAAGATTTCGAGAGGATAAAAGATTGGTCAAAGTTACAGCTTTGGAAGCAGTGCGATCTGAAAAAAGACTTGCCAGAATTGAGAATCACAAAAGGAGCTTATCCTGAACTAACTAGAAATGCAATTGAGCAATATGTTGAAGCTTGTAAAGGAGAAAATCATAGAGTCCAAGCAGTTTTGAACTTTGTCTTACTGTGCATCTTAGAATCCATAAGTTATACACGTAAAGATGGACAGTACCTGCGTTGGGATTATCGTTCCGGTCGTGGACAGAGCAAAAAACCTTTCAATAAAGGCGAAATTCTAGAGTTCGATAATGCGATCGCCAATAAAATAAGTGAAATTATTGATGATTTACTACCTTATACACAACAAATTGAGCTTTTCCCAATTAAAAATTCTCAAGGTCAAATTCATCTTTTTAGAGGATCTTGTCTTGAAATTATGCCGCGCCTAGCCAATGGCGGATATGATGCAATTATCACATCTCCACCCTATTGCAATCGATACGACTATACTCGCACCTATGCACTAGAACTAGCTCTACTTGGTATTTCTGAAAAGGAGTTAATTAACCTTCGTCAGGAAATGCTAAGTTGTACAGTTGAAAATCGCCCCAAAGACTTATTGACAATCAACTCAGACTGGAAAACAGCCTTAAATATTGCTGATTCACAGAATTTGTTGCAGTCTATCTTGAAATATCTAGATAATGAAAAAGCAAAGGGTGTATTGAATAACAATGGCATACCAAGAATGATCAGAGGATACTTTTATGAGATGGCGTGTGTAATACAAGAATGTTTTCGTGTTCTTAAACCAGGGGCACTTTTATTCATGGTTAACGACAATGTTCGCTATGCAGGTGCAAGCATTTCAGTAGATATGATTCTCTCTGATTTCGCCGAACAGCTAGGTTTTGTTATTGAAAATATCCTGGTTTTGCCAAGTGATAAAGGTAACAGTAGCCAGCAAATGGGAAATCATGGACGCGACCCATTACGAAAGTGCGTTTATGTGTGGAAAAAGCCATAA
- a CDS encoding acylase, which yields MFISKIELFRFIGLKSNGNKHYILRIIPFLLALIFVLVAGNQSLSSSLKKTEILWDTYGVPHIYGKDNQSAFQAFGWAQMQSHGNLLLHLYGQARGRAAEYWGEKYLESDRWVQTMGVPERSHSWYLAQNPKFRRYLDAFATGINTYAQKHKDLIADEVEIVLPVKGEDVLAHLMRVMNFTFIVNPEEAAGVTNKESQAGSNGWAIAPSHSENGHAMLLANPHLPWSDLFLWYEAQITAPGIDAYGATLVGIPVLAIAFNDNLGWTHTVNTLDGWDTYELKLADGGYHFDGQVRAFKTKTLSLKVKQKDGTLRSKKLVVKSSIHGPVISRKDGKTVALRVVGLDQPGVLQQWWDMARSQNLTQFQAVLQRLQLPMFTVMYADREGHIMHLFNGQVPIRQQGDFKYWQGLIPGDTSKTLWTKTHPYQELPRVIDPKSGWLQNTNDPPWTTTFPQVLNPDNYPPYMAPRGPMEFRSQRSVQMLAEDDKISFAEMVSYKHSTRMELADRLLDDLIPAARKYGGELARRCADVLSAWDRQANADSRGAVLFAAWVDAIDFNTVFSKPWSEEFPRTTPDGLANPESAVTTLLTVAAKVQKTYGGLDVAWGDVFRLQYGDVDLPANGGDGSLGIFRVFNFVPLSDGRFKSVSGDSYVAAIEFSQPVKAMALTSYGNATQPGSAYVSDQLQFLARKQLRQIWRSHQDVLSHLTERKIF from the coding sequence ATGTTTATTAGCAAAATAGAATTGTTTCGTTTTATAGGTTTAAAGTCGAATGGCAATAAACACTATATATTGAGAATTATACCATTTTTACTCGCACTAATATTTGTTTTGGTAGCAGGAAACCAAAGCCTTAGCTCTTCACTAAAAAAAACTGAAATACTTTGGGATACTTATGGTGTACCGCATATTTATGGCAAGGATAACCAAAGTGCCTTTCAAGCTTTCGGTTGGGCGCAAATGCAGAGTCATGGCAACCTACTTTTGCATCTCTACGGCCAAGCAAGAGGACGTGCTGCCGAATATTGGGGAGAAAAATACTTAGAATCAGATCGTTGGGTACAAACTATGGGAGTGCCAGAACGATCGCATTCTTGGTATTTGGCACAAAATCCCAAGTTTCGCCGTTATCTAGATGCTTTTGCCACTGGAATTAATACTTATGCTCAGAAACACAAGGATTTGATTGCCGATGAAGTTGAGATTGTGTTGCCAGTTAAAGGTGAGGACGTGCTGGCTCACCTGATGCGGGTAATGAATTTTACTTTTATTGTCAATCCAGAAGAAGCCGCAGGTGTAACGAACAAGGAATCACAAGCTGGGTCTAACGGTTGGGCGATCGCACCATCACATTCTGAAAATGGTCATGCTATGCTGCTGGCTAACCCCCACCTGCCTTGGTCAGATTTATTTCTCTGGTATGAAGCCCAGATTACTGCACCAGGAATTGATGCTTACGGAGCAACACTGGTAGGAATTCCCGTTTTAGCGATCGCCTTTAATGATAATTTGGGTTGGACTCATACAGTCAACACCCTTGATGGCTGGGATACCTACGAACTAAAACTAGCCGATGGTGGTTATCATTTTGATGGTCAAGTCCGAGCCTTTAAGACAAAAACCCTGTCTTTGAAAGTGAAACAAAAAGATGGTACTCTGCGCTCAAAAAAACTTGTAGTAAAAAGTTCTATCCACGGGCCAGTAATATCACGAAAAGATGGTAAAACAGTTGCACTTCGTGTTGTAGGTCTTGACCAACCAGGTGTACTACAACAGTGGTGGGATATGGCACGCTCCCAAAACCTCACCCAGTTTCAAGCTGTCCTGCAACGATTGCAACTGCCGATGTTCACAGTCATGTATGCAGACAGAGAAGGGCATATTATGCACCTGTTTAACGGTCAAGTGCCAATTCGTCAACAAGGTGATTTTAAATACTGGCAAGGTTTAATTCCTGGCGACACATCTAAAACTTTATGGACAAAAACTCATCCATATCAGGAGCTACCGCGCGTAATCGATCCAAAAAGCGGCTGGTTACAAAATACAAATGACCCACCTTGGACAACAACCTTTCCCCAGGTTCTTAATCCAGATAATTATCCGCCTTATATGGCACCACGCGGGCCAATGGAGTTTAGATCGCAACGTTCCGTGCAGATGTTAGCAGAAGATGACAAAATCTCTTTTGCTGAAATGGTTTCCTATAAACATTCAACACGGATGGAACTGGCAGATCGTCTTTTGGATGACTTGATTCCAGCAGCCCGGAAATACGGAGGTGAATTAGCTCGTCGATGCGCTGATGTACTGTCAGCTTGGGATCGACAAGCGAATGCAGATAGCCGAGGTGCAGTACTATTCGCTGCTTGGGTGGACGCGATAGACTTCAACACTGTGTTTAGCAAACCCTGGAGTGAAGAGTTTCCACGCACTACACCTGATGGCTTGGCGAATCCTGAAAGTGCAGTCACAACACTCTTAACTGTTGCGGCTAAGGTACAAAAAACTTATGGAGGGCTAGATGTCGCATGGGGAGATGTTTTCCGACTGCAATATGGTGATGTTGATTTACCTGCAAATGGTGGTGATGGGAGCTTGGGTATTTTCCGTGTCTTCAATTTTGTTCCACTGTCAGATGGGCGCTTCAAATCTGTTTCTGGTGATTCTTATGTTGCTGCAATTGAATTTTCTCAACCTGTAAAAGCGATGGCGCTTACCAGTTATGGTAATGCAACTCAACCAGGTTCAGCCTATGTTAGCGACCAATTGCAATTTTTAGCCCGCAAGCAGTTGCGACAAATTTGGCGCTCACACCAGGATGTTTTATCCCATTTGACTGAACGCAAGATATTCTAA
- a CDS encoding type II restriction endonuclease, whose product MCAYRNHLQSIDDLITTYEAIRAGFVALALEKNRRATPFVAEARALKEAAAQAENPIELLKIKGIEMGLLTAAGLSDKSLTHLMSEDKIEAINGLIKNFLEPAGANFPEELVFRFLLTRGDTLGGSMRNVGGTLAQRKLTRAILSTLTIAGTRYHWQHSKSKKWIAMTNNDSEIELSLRGISWESEIGNRTLIYNLTVPLVRSNVDLCLFNLAPAELAANKSSAIEPSVVAPYVIALGELKGGIDPAGADEHWKTAQAALNRIREAFSRVGHSPLTFFVGSAIAKRMAGEIWNQLENGTLSNAANLNQENQVASISRWLCSL is encoded by the coding sequence ATGTGTGCCTATCGTAATCATCTTCAATCCATTGATGATCTGATAACAACTTATGAAGCAATTCGTGCAGGTTTTGTGGCTCTTGCACTGGAGAAAAATCGACGTGCTACGCCATTCGTTGCAGAAGCAAGGGCGCTTAAAGAAGCTGCTGCTCAAGCTGAGAATCCTATTGAATTACTAAAGATTAAGGGCATTGAAATGGGACTGTTAACTGCGGCAGGCTTATCTGATAAATCTCTAACGCACCTAATGTCAGAAGATAAGATAGAAGCTATAAATGGTTTAATTAAAAACTTTCTTGAACCAGCAGGTGCAAATTTTCCAGAGGAATTGGTTTTTAGATTTTTGTTAACTCGTGGTGATACACTTGGTGGATCAATGCGAAATGTTGGAGGCACATTGGCACAAAGAAAGCTGACTCGTGCAATTCTCTCCACTCTGACGATCGCAGGTACGAGATACCACTGGCAACACTCAAAGAGTAAAAAATGGATAGCCATGACAAATAATGACTCAGAAATTGAGTTATCTTTACGAGGAATAAGCTGGGAAAGCGAGATTGGTAATCGCACACTAATTTATAACCTGACCGTCCCGCTAGTTAGAAGTAATGTGGATCTATGTTTGTTTAATCTAGCCCCAGCAGAGTTAGCAGCCAACAAATCTAGCGCCATTGAACCATCTGTAGTTGCACCATACGTTATCGCCCTTGGTGAACTGAAAGGAGGTATAGATCCCGCAGGCGCAGATGAGCATTGGAAAACTGCACAAGCAGCACTAAATCGTATACGTGAAGCATTTTCTAGAGTAGGGCATTCACCTCTTACTTTCTTCGTAGGATCAGCGATCGCCAAAAGAATGGCAGGCGAAATCTGGAATCAATTGGAAAATGGCACTCTTAGCAATGCTGCTAACCTCAACCAAGAGAACCAAGTCGCATCTATTTCTCGTTGGTTGTGCAGTCTATAA
- a CDS encoding class I SAM-dependent methyltransferase — protein sequence MSYYLEGIHSSDRVKYLDQHNYSEAIAFYKRGIETDPSCMSNYWHICLALLLQGEESEAKATWLSVIEQADDIDKISTWTLEMVELLMAEAIKREAISDLEFAQKMHGYAAIARGEAWKKVKGYKFTTDWFIDNLPIWERYLIHLANQPKINVLEIGSWEGMSACWLLDNILTHESSRITCIDTFEGSVEHKFEYDDNYIKSVAERFDFNISQTNASEKVIKIIGDSQDVMRSLPFNNYDILYIDGSHLASDVLTDAVLGWRLVKVGGIIIFDDYDFQFDDSLNAGEDTKVGIDAFLKVFYKKVNIIYQAHQVIVEKTLD from the coding sequence ATGAGTTATTACTTAGAAGGAATACACTCTTCAGATAGAGTTAAATATCTTGATCAACATAATTATAGTGAAGCGATCGCTTTTTATAAGCGAGGCATTGAAACTGATCCTAGCTGTATGTCTAATTATTGGCATATATGCTTGGCACTATTACTTCAGGGAGAAGAATCAGAGGCTAAAGCTACTTGGTTATCAGTGATTGAGCAAGCAGATGATATAGATAAAATTAGCACTTGGACACTAGAAATGGTTGAGTTACTAATGGCAGAAGCTATAAAACGCGAAGCTATTTCTGACTTAGAGTTTGCTCAGAAAATGCATGGTTATGCTGCTATTGCACGAGGTGAAGCATGGAAGAAAGTCAAAGGATATAAGTTTACAACTGATTGGTTTATTGATAATCTCCCAATTTGGGAACGGTATTTAATCCACTTAGCCAATCAGCCTAAAATTAATGTTCTAGAAATCGGTAGTTGGGAAGGTATGTCTGCTTGCTGGCTTTTAGATAACATTCTCACTCATGAATCATCTAGAATCACGTGCATAGATACCTTTGAAGGAAGTGTTGAACACAAATTTGAATATGATGATAATTATATAAAATCTGTGGCAGAAAGATTTGATTTCAATATTTCTCAAACTAACGCTTCTGAGAAGGTAATAAAAATTATTGGTGACTCGCAAGATGTGATGCGATCGCTCCCTTTTAATAATTACGATATACTTTATATTGATGGCTCACATTTAGCAAGTGATGTCCTCACCGATGCTGTTTTAGGTTGGAGACTTGTTAAGGTTGGAGGCATCATAATTTTTGATGACTATGACTTTCAATTTGATGATAGTTTAAATGCTGGAGAAGACACAAAAGTTGGTATAGATGCTTTCCTGAAAGTATTTTACAAAAAAGTCAATATAATTTATCAGGCTCATCAAGTGATAGTTGAGAAGACATTAGATTAA
- a CDS encoding nuclease A inhibitor family protein → MSGEIVEKLKEASTGLLMMSESDYPFEVVLWKGAAPATQEKILQLTGSQDLPVEVVDLDYLFRNCAFEQEWHNELQKEDVKKFQTLIQTLKDNLSNINVYRIGQINLDVYMIGQTKDGDLAGLVTKLVET, encoded by the coding sequence ATGAGCGGTGAGATTGTCGAAAAACTGAAGGAAGCTAGTACTGGCTTGTTAATGATGAGTGAGTCAGATTACCCTTTTGAGGTTGTTCTATGGAAAGGTGCTGCACCTGCAACACAAGAGAAGATATTACAGCTAACAGGTTCTCAAGACCTGCCAGTAGAAGTAGTAGATTTGGACTATCTATTTCGTAATTGTGCATTTGAGCAAGAGTGGCACAATGAATTACAGAAAGAAGATGTTAAAAAATTTCAAACACTTATCCAAACGCTTAAAGATAATCTTAGTAACATCAACGTTTATCGTATTGGACAAATAAATCTTGACGTTTATATGATAGGACAAACTAAAGACGGTGACTTAGCCGGATTAGTTACAAAACTGGTTGAAACCTAG
- a CDS encoding Uma2 family endonuclease, which produces MVTLQLRQLSVPPGHRVILHNVTWQEFEAILEELGDHRASRLAYSHGTLEMRMPLPKHEKTKVIIGDLVKILLEELEIDCETFGSTTFKREDMAVGVEPDDSFYIQNHAQMIGKERIDLKVDPPPDLAIEIDVTSKTQLDAYEILGVPELWRYENRKLQINILQDGKYIQSEISPTFPNLPIFEAILRFVEQSQTLGRSPTLRAFKQWVREEITQT; this is translated from the coding sequence ATGGTAACACTTCAATTACGACAATTAAGTGTTCCGCCGGGACATAGAGTAATACTCCATAATGTTACTTGGCAAGAATTTGAGGCGATTTTAGAAGAACTTGGCGACCATCGAGCTTCTCGATTAGCTTACAGCCACGGAACTTTGGAGATGAGAATGCCATTACCAAAGCATGAAAAAACCAAAGTCATCATTGGGGATTTGGTGAAAATTCTGCTGGAGGAGTTAGAAATCGACTGTGAAACATTTGGCTCAACCACCTTTAAACGTGAAGATATGGCTGTAGGTGTAGAGCCTGATGATTCTTTTTACATTCAAAATCATGCTCAAATGATTGGTAAAGAACGAATAGACCTAAAAGTTGATCCGCCACCTGATTTAGCAATTGAAATTGATGTTACTTCCAAAACTCAACTTGATGCTTACGAAATATTGGGAGTTCCTGAACTGTGGCGATATGAAAATCGGAAGCTACAAATTAATATTCTTCAGGATGGCAAATATATTCAGTCAGAAATTAGTCCTACTTTTCCCAACTTGCCTATTTTTGAAGCAATTCTCCGTTTTGTTGAACAAAGTCAAACTTTAGGTAGAAGTCCAACGCTTAGAGCATTCAAACAATGGGTTAGAGAGGAAATTACCCAAACTTAA
- the ppk2 gene encoding polyphosphate kinase 2, with translation MSIDESTNHQNNDLVKTATDLVEKIVKAKDKKKPKKSKRIFDGSTEVFAKKIPKKTFETELEQLQIELVKMQYWIKHVGYRVVVIFEGRDAAGKGGVIKRIADPLNPRGCRVVALGTPSDREKTQWYFQRYVQHLPTAGEIVLFDRSWYNRAGVERVMGFCTEAEYQEFMQSCPEFERMLVRSGIVLIKYWFSVSDEEQEQRFLSRSHDPARRWKLSPMDLESRDRWVEYSKAKDTMFAYTNIPEAPWFTIEADDKKRARLNCIHHLLSKVPYEDMTPPPLELPSRPVAEDYVRAPRNEQFFVPQVY, from the coding sequence ATGTCAATTGATGAAAGTACAAACCACCAAAATAATGATCTAGTTAAAACCGCTACAGACTTAGTAGAAAAAATAGTAAAGGCAAAAGACAAGAAAAAACCTAAAAAATCCAAACGAATTTTTGATGGTAGCACAGAAGTTTTTGCTAAGAAAATTCCCAAAAAGACTTTTGAAACAGAACTAGAGCAACTCCAGATTGAGCTAGTCAAAATGCAATACTGGATTAAGCATGTCGGCTATCGGGTTGTCGTCATATTTGAAGGGCGCGATGCTGCCGGCAAAGGAGGAGTAATTAAACGCATTGCCGATCCACTCAATCCTCGTGGTTGTCGTGTAGTTGCCCTGGGAACCCCATCCGATCGCGAGAAAACTCAGTGGTATTTTCAGCGTTACGTGCAACATCTGCCCACAGCAGGCGAAATAGTCCTTTTCGATCGCAGTTGGTACAATCGAGCCGGAGTTGAACGGGTGATGGGTTTTTGTACCGAAGCAGAATATCAAGAATTCATGCAATCTTGCCCGGAATTTGAACGAATGCTGGTGCGATCGGGCATTGTTTTAATCAAGTATTGGTTCTCCGTCAGTGATGAAGAACAAGAGCAACGCTTTCTTTCTCGCAGTCACGATCCTGCAAGGCGCTGGAAACTCAGCCCAATGGATTTGGAATCACGCGATCGCTGGGTAGAATACTCCAAAGCAAAAGATACCATGTTTGCGTACACGAATATTCCCGAAGCCCCCTGGTTTACAATTGAAGCAGATGATAAAAAACGGGCGCGGCTCAACTGCATTCATCATTTGTTGAGCAAAGTTCCTTACGAAGATATGACACCTCCTCCCTTAGAGCTTCCGTCTAGACCAGTGGCTGAGGATTATGTTCGCGCCCCTCGCAATGAGCAGTTTTTTGTTCCTCAAGTGTATTAA